The following are from one region of the Luteibaculum oceani genome:
- a CDS encoding sensor histidine kinase, whose amino-acid sequence MGWRKYEAKSDSIYARGEYTFALNFLDSAIHSCISCNDSILGYLHIKAGKLSQYANDYSSAIEHYYAGERLALNSRHKNLIFWATVSVAEYHRWNYKMDAGKDKLKELENLLNDPEISTENKAYYLDRLAAISHQTGVSIDSLLDIASRALELYSGDKNSSEYAQTLNQYTFFWNGTEREKRKNWRQAMDIFRKNGREKDALQVGINIVRSLVATDSTDLALKRTLLTLDRISVFPDYLEEQHAYTLFLIHILTVQKKYKEALEATHRVNQIAERLDELKFNKNVNRLISENELKIKNAKIQAEQREKLIISEKLKAEKNFTRALIIGFSLSAILIVVISVMFIRIRKLYRKQSQLLHDKDFLIKEVHHRVKNNLQNLSSLLNIQLDKLQGKNEELLKEVIRRIDTISLTHHLLYGQDNVEKVEMRLFFKKLVELIQSNYRNFNQQVELVSDIDQLNINYDKAVSLGMILSELFTNSFKYSGSTSFLKIHFELKSINEDKLLFNYYDVSENTSIDIIENIEDEIQEQSFGLTIIKIFKVGLKATDLSTPFPFQQKFEFPHKS is encoded by the coding sequence ATGGGTTGGAGAAAGTATGAAGCAAAAAGTGATAGTATATATGCTAGGGGTGAATACACTTTTGCACTAAATTTTCTGGACTCCGCAATCCACAGTTGCATAAGTTGCAATGACTCCATTCTTGGTTATTTGCATATAAAAGCTGGTAAATTAAGTCAGTATGCGAATGATTACAGTTCGGCAATTGAACATTATTATGCAGGGGAGCGGCTTGCTTTAAATTCCCGACATAAAAACTTGATTTTTTGGGCAACAGTGAGTGTGGCCGAATATCATAGGTGGAATTACAAAATGGATGCAGGTAAGGATAAGCTTAAGGAGCTGGAAAACCTTTTAAATGACCCTGAAATATCGACAGAAAACAAAGCGTACTACCTAGATCGACTTGCAGCTATTTCTCATCAAACAGGTGTTTCTATAGACAGCTTACTAGATATTGCATCAAGAGCCTTAGAATTATACTCCGGAGATAAAAATTCCAGTGAATATGCTCAAACACTAAATCAGTATACTTTTTTTTGGAACGGAACGGAGCGGGAAAAAAGAAAAAATTGGCGGCAGGCCATGGACATTTTTCGAAAAAACGGACGTGAAAAGGATGCCCTGCAAGTGGGGATTAATATAGTTCGATCCTTGGTAGCCACCGATAGTACCGATTTAGCGTTAAAGCGCACTCTTTTAACATTGGACAGAATTTCAGTTTTCCCCGATTATCTGGAGGAACAACATGCATATACATTGTTTTTAATTCATATCCTCACAGTACAAAAAAAATATAAAGAGGCTTTAGAAGCCACGCATAGAGTAAATCAGATTGCTGAACGACTGGATGAACTTAAGTTTAATAAAAATGTAAATCGACTAATTTCTGAGAATGAGCTAAAAATAAAGAATGCAAAAATCCAGGCAGAGCAGAGGGAAAAGCTAATTATTTCGGAGAAATTAAAGGCAGAAAAAAATTTTACCAGAGCTCTTATTATTGGATTTTCTCTTAGTGCAATTCTAATTGTGGTAATCTCCGTAATGTTTATCAGAATTCGAAAACTATACAGGAAACAAAGTCAGTTATTACATGATAAAGATTTTCTAATTAAGGAGGTACATCATAGAGTTAAAAACAACCTACAAAATCTCAGTAGTTTACTCAATATTCAATTGGATAAACTCCAAGGGAAAAATGAGGAATTGCTGAAGGAGGTAATAAGGAGAATAGATACTATAAGCTTAACGCATCACCTATTATATGGTCAAGATAATGTTGAAAAGGTGGAGATGAGATTGTTCTTCAAAAAATTGGTGGAGCTTATTCAATCCAACTACAGAAATTTCAATCAACAGGTCGAATTAGTTAGCGATATAGACCAATTAAATATTAATTACGATAAAGCAGTCTCCCTGGGAATGATTCTAAGTGAGCTATTTACGAACTCCTTTAAGTATAGTGGATCGACTTCTTTTTTGAAAATTCACTTTGAATTAAAATCAATTAACGAGGATAAGTTGTTATTCAACTATTATGATGTTTCGGAAAACACCTCAATCGATATTATTGAAAATATAGAGGACGAAATTCAAGAACAGTCTTTTGGACTGACGATAATTAAAATATTTAAGGTAGGATTGAAAGCAACAGATTTAAGCACTCCCTTTCCATTTCAACAAAAATTCGAATTCCCTCATAAATCATGA
- a CDS encoding LytR/AlgR family response regulator transcription factor, which produces MKIIIAEDEIAVAEHLKRIVEKIGFSVIRMVQCGEDVLSAIEFEIPDLVLLDINMSHRTDGINTAEKLNRLGVPFVFITAHSDAETVDRVTRLKPLGYIVKPFISNQIRVSLTTIYGQIKERVRELHIGKEKFRFHSGSILYIKSDNNYCEIITSEKRYVLRVSLKNLIELLDFKDIVRVHRSYAVNKQHVVKVDNKTVQIAEFILPKTLDAI; this is translated from the coding sequence ATGAAAATTATAATTGCAGAAGATGAAATCGCCGTTGCAGAGCATCTTAAAAGAATTGTAGAAAAAATTGGTTTTTCGGTTATAAGAATGGTCCAATGTGGTGAGGATGTTTTATCTGCTATTGAATTTGAAATACCGGATTTAGTTCTGTTAGACATCAATATGTCTCACAGAACGGACGGTATTAATACGGCTGAAAAGTTAAATCGACTAGGAGTTCCTTTTGTTTTTATTACGGCTCACTCGGATGCTGAAACAGTCGATCGGGTTACTCGGTTGAAGCCTTTGGGGTATATTGTTAAGCCCTTTATAAGCAATCAAATAAGGGTAAGTCTAACTACCATATACGGGCAGATTAAGGAAAGAGTTAGAGAACTGCACATAGGAAAAGAAAAATTTAGGTTCCATTCAGGAAGCATATTGTATATCAAGTCAGACAACAATTATTGCGAGATCATTACGAGTGAAAAAAGATATGTATTGAGAGTCTCGCTCAAGAATTTGATAGAGCTATTAGATTTTAAGGATATAGTCCGAGTCCACCGTAGTTATGCGGTAAATAAACAGCACGTGGTAAAGGTGGACAATAAAACGGTTCAAATAGCCGAATTCATTCTCCCGAAAACTTTGGATGCGATATAA
- a CDS encoding HYC_CC_PP family protein has protein sequence MKKALAIALMGVLFTISVGILVNLHFCHGNLVEVSLYEQGNTCCCSKMALEYRANCCENKTLSFHQDLEQTPVNPINTFSWKIQGVAPVKSVFPVFSIPSIVPNLKYYQQKEFPPEDKVILHRKLILYG, from the coding sequence GTGAAAAAGGCATTAGCCATAGCATTAATGGGTGTTTTGTTTACCATATCCGTCGGAATTTTGGTAAACCTTCACTTTTGTCATGGTAACTTGGTAGAGGTTTCACTATATGAGCAGGGCAATACTTGTTGTTGCTCGAAAATGGCGTTGGAATACAGAGCGAATTGTTGTGAAAATAAAACGCTTTCCTTTCATCAAGACCTGGAACAAACGCCAGTAAATCCTATCAACACCTTTTCTTGGAAAATACAAGGTGTAGCACCAGTAAAGTCGGTTTTCCCCGTTTTTTCTATCCCCTCCATAGTACCCAATCTAAAGTACTATCAACAAAAAGAATTCCCGCCAGAGGACAAAGTCATTCTGCATAGAAAACTAATATTGTACGGATAA
- a CDS encoding heavy-metal-associated domain-containing protein produces the protein MRISLIITILFLGAFTVNAQEKASKNQKASFEVSGVCGMCKKRIEKAALIPGVKFAEWNKETGVLSLIYNDRDIDLKDVQEAVAKAGHDTKEIKADSASYGSLPGCCAYRGGKVQKH, from the coding sequence ATGAGAATTAGTTTAATCATCACCATATTATTTTTAGGTGCGTTTACGGTAAATGCACAAGAGAAAGCAAGTAAAAATCAAAAAGCGAGCTTCGAGGTTTCTGGAGTATGCGGAATGTGTAAAAAACGCATTGAAAAAGCAGCTCTAATTCCAGGCGTTAAATTTGCCGAGTGGAATAAAGAAACTGGAGTTTTGAGCCTTATTTATAACGATAGAGACATCGATTTAAAAGATGTGCAAGAAGCAGTAGCTAAAGCAGGTCACGACACAAAGGAAATTAAAGCAGATTCTGCAAGCTACGGTTCTCTTCCTGGATGTTGCGCCTACCGAGGTGGAAAAGTTCAAAAACACTAA